Proteins from a single region of Butyrivibrio fibrisolvens:
- a CDS encoding AAA family ATPase has translation MSKVIAIANQKGGVGKTAVASNLSVGLAMNGKKVMVIDADPQGNLTSSLGIDNADELENTLASFIEREIMEEQIEPEEYILHNEEGVDIMPCNIKLAGMDYMIMNALSREHLLDAFVSSVRDEYDYILIDCSPSLNLVTINVLTAADSVIIPVEASYLSMAGLQQLLASIGSTKRKLNRKLQVEGIVINKVNTRTNHEKDIIGKLREAYGSQIKVFDVMIPESVRAKECTAFGVSIYKHDGKGKVAKAFEELTREVLEHGC, from the coding sequence ATGTCAAAAGTAATCGCAATAGCAAACCAGAAAGGCGGAGTCGGAAAGACCGCCGTGGCAAGCAATTTAAGCGTCGGGCTTGCCATGAATGGAAAGAAAGTAATGGTTATAGACGCAGATCCGCAGGGCAATCTTACTTCAAGTCTTGGAATTGATAATGCGGATGAATTAGAGAACACTCTTGCTTCATTTATTGAACGTGAGATTATGGAAGAACAGATCGAGCCGGAGGAATATATCCTGCATAACGAGGAAGGCGTAGATATCATGCCTTGTAACATCAAGCTTGCAGGAATGGACTACATGATCATGAACGCATTAAGCAGGGAACATCTGCTTGACGCATTTGTGTCGAGTGTCAGGGATGAGTATGATTATATTTTAATAGACTGCTCCCCTAGCCTTAACTTGGTGACGATCAATGTATTGACAGCCGCTGATTCAGTGATCATTCCTGTGGAGGCTTCATATCTTTCAATGGCTGGACTGCAACAGCTGCTTGCTTCAATAGGATCGACTAAGAGAAAACTTAATCGCAAGCTCCAGGTAGAAGGCATAGTCATAAATAAAGTCAATACCCGGACAAATCACGAAAAGGATATAATCGGCAAGCTTCGTGAGGCATACGGAAGCCAGATAAAGGTCTTTGATGTAATGATTCCTGAGTCTGTAAGGGCAAAGGAATGTACTGCATTTGGAGTAAGTATTTATAAGCACGATGGCAAAGGCAAAGTCGCAAAGGCTTTTGAAGAGCTGACAAGGGAGGTGCTGGAACATGGCTGCTAA
- a CDS encoding ParB/RepB/Spo0J family partition protein produces MAAKKPLPGRVQLKNLDSLFGIDQEQTGQVLEVPIGELFPFQNHPFKVLDDDKMLQTVESIRENGILVPIMVRNRPEGGYEVISGHRRRHAAEIVGLETVPVIIRDLTDDEAVIAMVDANLQREEILPSEKAYAYKMKLDAIKRQNKAGRPDANNSRQVGENLWSVNQLSEGNSDSARTIQRYIRLTELLPELLEMVDCKKIKFNPAVELSYISPNEQHLLMEVMNEDNVVPSLSQAQQIKKLSQEKSCTKEALHALLAVAGIKERNVVIKHEVIMQYFPADVSDAEIESLIVRLLEDYRKKHGGI; encoded by the coding sequence ATGGCTGCTAAGAAACCTCTTCCTGGGCGGGTACAGCTTAAAAATCTTGATTCACTCTTTGGTATAGATCAGGAGCAGACAGGGCAGGTGCTTGAAGTACCGATTGGAGAGCTTTTTCCATTCCAGAATCATCCGTTCAAAGTTTTGGATGATGATAAGATGCTGCAGACAGTTGAGAGCATTAGGGAAAACGGTATCCTTGTGCCGATTATGGTCCGCAATAGGCCGGAGGGAGGATATGAAGTGATATCCGGGCACAGGCGCAGACACGCTGCTGAAATAGTTGGTCTTGAAACGGTTCCTGTCATCATCAGGGATCTGACTGACGATGAAGCTGTCATCGCCATGGTGGATGCCAACCTCCAGAGAGAAGAGATTCTTCCAAGTGAAAAAGCGTATGCTTACAAAATGAAGCTTGACGCGATAAAGAGGCAGAATAAGGCGGGGCGTCCGGATGCAAATAATTCTCGCCAAGTTGGCGAGAATTTATGGAGCGTGAACCAGCTCAGCGAGGGAAACAGTGACAGCGCAAGAACCATTCAGAGATATATCCGTCTTACGGAACTTCTGCCTGAACTATTGGAGATGGTAGACTGCAAAAAGATTAAGTTTAACCCTGCTGTCGAGTTATCTTATATAAGTCCGAATGAACAGCATCTTTTAATGGAAGTGATGAATGAGGATAACGTAGTTCCGTCATTGTCACAGGCACAGCAGATAAAAAAACTGTCACAGGAAAAGTCATGCACCAAGGAAGCGCTCCATGCTTTACTGGCGGTAGCGGGCATTAAGGAAAGGAATGTTGTAATCAAGCATGAAGTCATCATGCAATACTTTCCGGCCGATGTGAGCGATGCAGAGATAGAGAGTCTGATTGTAAGGCTTCTCGAAGATTACCGAAAAAAGCACGGGGGTATCTGA
- a CDS encoding DUF6017 domain-containing protein encodes MAKFEYDYYSGAESEQFRFLKTPKVFFEDPDYEELGLAECVLYGFLHEQVALSKQNGWVDEDGRTYVIRSLESIQKLLRNCSPDKARSTLKNLIDFGLIEKKRRGQGKPDIIYVKNFVTKKSEISSSKKRDACGKLISENGKNNLLIEEKASSRDMKNQALEVGKSAPNNTLLNIHNFSETNHNLIKVTGNTTEAQEAVDKSSCDSDEDEVEKLIDQIKANIDYYDYAPRYQAEHNNRYEEMFQVIVEMVVGKRDKLVIGGTEYPQCIIKKRFLSLNSGHVEYAMWKVAENLGEIRNIKKYMIATLFNAPTTMDNFYTQLVHHDMHSEEWFKMIEKKKSEDEVRVDMQVEEAEARQVGIEMMIDEEMTRRIVNE; translated from the coding sequence ATGGCAAAGTTTGAATACGATTATTACTCCGGTGCAGAGAGTGAGCAATTTCGATTTTTGAAGACACCAAAGGTGTTTTTTGAGGATCCTGACTACGAAGAATTAGGTCTGGCAGAATGCGTTTTGTACGGTTTCTTACATGAGCAGGTTGCCCTTTCAAAGCAGAACGGATGGGTTGATGAAGATGGAAGAACCTATGTAATAAGGTCGTTGGAATCAATTCAGAAGCTTTTGCGTAATTGCAGCCCTGATAAGGCCAGATCTACGCTGAAAAATCTCATAGATTTCGGTTTGATTGAGAAAAAAAGAAGGGGGCAGGGCAAACCAGACATCATTTACGTGAAGAATTTTGTAACCAAGAAGTCGGAAATATCGTCCTCTAAAAAAAGGGATGCCTGTGGAAAACTTATTTCTGAAAACGGAAAAAACAATCTCTTGATAGAGGAAAAAGCAAGCTCTAGAGATATGAAAAACCAAGCTCTAGAAGTGGGAAAATCCGCACCTAATAATACTCTTTTAAATATACATAACTTTAGTGAGACTAATCATAATCTTATCAAGGTTACTGGCAATACTACAGAGGCGCAGGAAGCTGTGGATAAATCTTCTTGCGATAGCGATGAAGATGAGGTTGAAAAACTCATAGACCAGATCAAGGCAAACATTGATTATTACGATTATGCTCCAAGGTATCAGGCAGAACACAATAACCGTTACGAGGAAATGTTCCAGGTAATCGTTGAAATGGTAGTAGGAAAGCGCGACAAACTGGTCATTGGAGGCACGGAATACCCACAGTGCATTATAAAAAAGCGTTTCCTGTCGTTAAACTCAGGCCATGTTGAATATGCGATGTGGAAGGTCGCAGAGAACCTTGGAGAGATTCGCAACATTAAGAAATACATGATTGCAACGCTTTTTAATGCTCCTACCACGATGGATAATTTCTACACTCAGCTTGTCCACCACGATATGCACAGCGAGGAATGGTTTAAGATGATTGAAAAGAAAAAGAGCGAGGACGAGGTCAGGGTTGACATGCAGGTTGAGGAAGCAGAAGCAAGGCAGGTAGGGATCGAGATGATGATTGACGAAGAAATGACGAGGAGAATCGTAAATGAGTGA
- a CDS encoding DUF6050 family protein: MSERLSAMLFKVIIPLAAIGFMVMFCYPVCNKPEGFDFFLFWILVGFPFGIRRMWLWLIPRNYGIAGSLGVIALDCIIGGIIGGFVAVVTVVKAGITTLQVIAGRL; the protein is encoded by the coding sequence ATGAGTGAGAGATTATCAGCAATGCTTTTCAAGGTAATAATACCGCTTGCAGCAATTGGATTTATGGTTATGTTCTGTTATCCCGTTTGCAATAAGCCGGAAGGCTTTGACTTCTTTCTGTTTTGGATTCTTGTCGGCTTTCCCTTTGGCATCAGGCGTATGTGGCTATGGCTGATCCCTAGAAATTATGGCATAGCTGGTTCTCTTGGCGTAATTGCATTGGACTGTATCATAGGTGGAATCATTGGAGGCTTTGTTGCCGTCGTAACCGTAGTAAAAGCTGGTATTACAACGTTACAGGTCATAGCAGGGAGGCTGTGA